A region of the Mytilus galloprovincialis chromosome 1, xbMytGall1.hap1.1, whole genome shotgun sequence genome:
aaatcgtgattgtaggtaaaacatcaagaaactgttgcatctgtatcacaacgaaggGTCGATTTGTTAAAATTACAGAAAAGGCAATACAACATGAAGTAGTAACACAGGGTGATTtatgaccaactgatgtaagatgttctgcggttaaaatatatacatgcacatgtattttcttgtctaatcttatagacgataaaaccttaaaagaccaggacaaatactgtgtaacagatatacatattcagaatgagaaaatcaCGATTTGAATTAGTTCGATATCATTTGGCTCCTTGAGAAGTTACATGGTATGGCACCTTGCATAAAggatgttaatataaaaaaataaaatcaatattaaaaaatcaataatcatggccttgtttttgtaggaatacctgttcaaggtatgaaaataaatgatgtgacgtatttttatgtactataaatagcatctatcgggctatttaaaacattatttacctatcttatcgaatgaaacaaattgccgaCAAATTGTCCCTACCTCTTTCGtcacaaaaacataaatattgtcaaaaactACGTATCAAGGGTAAACATATATTAGTGTTGATGAttatattataaaatgtttagCTTTTAACAACTGAGGGGTAAACGAGTgcattatgttttcatttttcacttAAATATGTTTTACAGACCCAGAAACAAGCTCTGATTTTTTAGACGAACCTATTGGTTTAACTGCCTCCGAAATGCATAAAATGAAGTAAGTAAACTGTTCACtagttttttcttcttcagtaTATAACACATGTATATACTAATGCTGATTTAAGTGTTTTCGGAACCACTTACATTAGGTACACTACAGTTCAACACGTTTAAGTTAAAGCAACAACAACaactacaacaacaacaacaacaaaaaaacaacataaaaacccCAAACACTTTCCAATATCAATCGATAAAGGAGGAGCAAATAAGTTCGTCTGTAAGTTTAGCTGGAGGAAGGGCAGTTTCAACGTTAAATTTAGGACTGATTCttccattttgaaatataatgtaTGATTTGGAGGTTTCGAAACAAAATAATTCGTTTAAATCATACctgtattttaaaagatttatggCTTGttattttacaacaaataaaGGGAATGCTATAAATACATAATAACTATTTTAACAGCAACTAAAAAAACACAGAAATGAAAATACATCTTGAGGTAACTGTATGATTTAGAATTTAAATCGTGTTCAATATATTTTCAGTCAAATGGGTAAAGCTTTGATAAAATCCGCCGTGAGTGAACTCAGAAAcgaatttcaaaaatttatcacgGAGGCCGTCGAAATAACTTTATCCGGGGATAGCATTCCAGATGTTCAAGAACAACATGATAAAAGAGTAGAAGAGCTTGAAAAACTTAATAAACAgttagaaaaattacaaaatgaagcTCGAAAACAAAAAGGAGGAACTGCAGAGTTACAAAGGCATATAAAAGAGAAAGAGAAAGAAATTGCAGTTAAAGAACAACAGCTTAAACAATTAAGGAAGCGTCTGCAAAAACTACAGAAACAAAGCGACGAAAAACAACAATTACATGACGAAATAGTGAGAAAACTGCAAG
Encoded here:
- the LOC143043234 gene encoding uncharacterized protein LOC143043234 is translated as MDKRKPSMPHDDDPETSSDFLDEPIGLTASEMHKMNQMGKALIKSAVSELRNEFQKFITEAVEITLSGDSIPDVQEQHDKRVEELEKLNKQLEKLQNEARKQKGGTAELQRHIKEKEKEIAVKEQQLKQLRKRLQKLQKQSDEKQQLHDEIVRKLQAENDDLKSKYNNVKGKLQVKESSENIARNILPELRQQIKDLEAQLEIERKKKK